One window from the genome of Musa acuminata AAA Group cultivar baxijiao chromosome BXJ1-4, Cavendish_Baxijiao_AAA, whole genome shotgun sequence encodes:
- the LOC135653128 gene encoding multiple C2 domain and transmembrane region protein 7-like: MTPETTPARMFSEQPAEFQLRETSPSLGGEKIVGGRRIKGEKAGAFDLVEKMEYLFVRVVKARELPAKDITGGLDPYVEVRHGNFKGITKHFEKSHNPEWNNVFAIAKDRLQATSVEVMLKDKVLVTDDLVGLVRFDLNEVPTRVPPDSPLAPEWYRLEDKKGDKVKGELMLAVWYGTQADEAFAYATHSDATPAVDAQILNSYVRAKVYHAPRLWYVRVNIIEAHDIFASDKSRIPEVLCRARIGSQMMKTKAIQSRMPIFRWNEEFMFVAAEPFEEQLVLSVEDRIGPSKEEVIANVHIPLTSVDKRVDDRNIRPKWFNLKKPVVVDLDQLKEDKFSSKVHVRICLDGGYHVLDESTQYSSDLRPSAKPLWKPPIGVLELGILTAEGLHPTKTREGKGACDSYCVAKYGHKWVRTRTVVDNLSPRFNEQYTWDVYDHATVLTVGVFDNCQLGEKSFSSNGNKDTKIGKVRIRLSTLETGRIYTNSYPLLVLHNSGVKKMGELHLAIRFSVTSMLNTMYIYSKPLLPKMHYTRPLPLLQQETLRHHAVQLVAARLGRMEPPLRKEVVEYMSDAQSHLWSMRRSRANIYRLMSVFSGLVAVGRWFGQVCAWKNTITTILVHILFLMLVCFPELILPTVFLYMFVIGVWNYRFRPRKPPHMNTKISNVEQVHPDELDEEFDVFPTSRSPEIVRMRYDRLRSWAGKMQTVVGDIATQGERLHLLLSWRDPRATAMFMVFCLFMAALLYVTPFQVVAIVAGFYVMRHPRFRHKLPSPLANFFRRLPARTDSLL, translated from the coding sequence ATGACGCCCGAAACGACGCCAGCTAGGATGTTTTCGGAGCAGCCGGCGGAGTTCCAGCTCAGAGAGACCAGCCCTTCTCTTGGCGgggaaaagatcgtcggaggccGGAGGATCAAGGGGGAGAAGGCAGGTGCCTTTGACCTCGTGGAAAAGATGGAGTACCTCTTCGTGCGGGTGGTGAAGGCGCGTGAATTACCCGCCAAAGACATCACCGGGGGCCTTGACCCTTACGTCGAGGTGAGGCACGGCAACTTCAAGGGAATCACGAAGCACTTCGAGAAGAGCCACAACCCCGAGTGGAATAACGTGTTCGCGATCGCTAAAGACCGGTTGCAAGcaacctccgtcgaggtcatgctCAAAGACAAGGTCCTCGTCACGGATGATCTCGTGGGGCTCGTGCGCTTCGATCTCAACGAGGTCCCTACGCGAGTTCCTCCCGACAGCCCACTGGCGCCGGAGTGGTACCGGCTCGAGGACAAGAAGGGGGACAAGGTCAAAGGCGAACTGATGCTGGCCGTTTGGTACGGAACCCAAGCGGACGAGGCCTTCGCCTACGCGACGCACTCCGATGCTACGCCGGCCGTTGATGCCCAAATCCTGAACAGTTACGTCCGCGCAAAGGTTTACCATGCGCCGAGGCTGTGGTACGTTCGAGTCAACATCATCGAAGCCCACGATATCTTTGCGTCCGACAAGAGTAGGATTCCGGAAGTGCTTTGCAGAGCGCGAATCGGAAGCCAGATGATGAAGACGAAGGCGATCCAGTCTCGGATGCCGATCTTCCGGTGGAATGAAGAGTTCATGTTTGTGGCCGCAGAACCTTTCGAGGAGCAACTAGTCCTCTCCGTAGAAGATCGCATTGGGCCCAGCAAGGAAGAGGTGATCGCAAATGTCCATATCCCTTTGACGTCCGTGGATAAGCGCGTCGATGACCGGAACATCCGCCCGAAATGGTTCAACCTCAAGAAGCCGGTGGTGGTGGACTTGGACCAGCTTAAGGAAGACAAGTTCTCCAGTAAGGTTCACGTACGCATCTGCCTCGACGGAGGATACCATGTGCTCGATGAGTCCACTCAATACAGCAGCGACCTGCGACCATCGGCGAAGCCGCTGTGGAAGCCCCCGATCGGGGTGCTCGAGCTTGGCATCCTGACGGCCGAAGGGCTCCACCCGACGAAGACACGGGAGGGGAAGGGCGCCTGCGACTCCTACTGCGTCGCCAAGTACGGGCACAAGTGGGTGAGGACTCGTACCGTCGTCGACAACCTCAGCCCAAGGTTCAATGAGCAGTACACCTGGGACGTCTACGATCACGCCACCGTGCTCACCGTCGGAGTCTTCGACAACTGCCAGCTCGGCGAGAAGAGCTTCAGTTCCAATGGTAACAAGGACACCAAGATCGGAAAGGTAAGAATCCGTCTTTCTACCCTCGAAACCGGACGCATCTACACCAACTCGTATCCTCTGCTCGTCCTCCACAACTCTGGCGTGAAGAAGATGGGAGAGCTCCACCTTGCCATACGGTTCTCGGTGACGTCAATGCTCAACACGATGTACATATACTCGAAGCCCCTCTTACCCAAGATGCACTACACACGTCCATTACCGCTGCTTCAGCAAGAGACGCTCCGTCATCACGCCGTCCAACTTGTTGCCGCTCGGCTGGGCCGAATGGAGCCGCCTCTGCGGAAGGAGGTCGTGGAGTACATGTCGGACGCTCAATCTCACTTGTGGAGCATGCGCCGAAGCAGAGCCAACATCTACCGGTTGATGTCCGTCTTCTCAGGCTTGGTCGCAGTGGGAAGATGGTTCGGCCAGGTTTGCGCGTGGAAGAACACCATCACGACCATACTAGTGCAcatcctcttcctcatgctcgtcTGCTTTCCTGAGTTgatacttccgacggtcttcctctACATGTTTGTTATAGGGGTTTGGAACTACCGGTTCCGCCCTCGCAAACCCCCCCACATGAACACGAAGATCTCCAACGTCGAGCAAGTGCACCCCGATGAACTCGACGAAGAATTCGACGTGTTTCCTACCTCTCGCAGCCCGGAGATTGTGAGGATGAGGTATGATAGGCTGAGGAGTTGGGCCGGAAAGATGCAGACGGTGGTGGGCGACATAGCGACGCAAGGTGAGAGACTACATCTGCTGCTGTCATGGAGGGATCCTCGGGCCACGGCGATGTTCATGGTGTTCTGCCTCTTCATGGCGGCGTTGCTGTACGTGACGCCGTTCCAGGTGGTGGCAATCGTGGCTGGGTTCTACGTGATGAGGCATCCAAGGTTCAGGCACAAATTGCCATCTCCGCTTGCCAACTTCTTCCGTCGATTGCCGGCGCGGACCGACAGCTTGCTCTAG
- the LOC135672519 gene encoding shikimate O-hydroxycinnamoyltransferase-like — translation MAVQVTSSCLVTPEKETPTQAIWLSTLDLFQIRAHVATVYFYRPPATGDPAGFFSPEALKAGLRKALVPFYLFAGRIGADGNGRTEIKCNGKGALFVEAKSEELTVDKFGDFAPSPECRRMLVPSVSPDDGDDAVPLLLLQVTYFKCGGVCLGVGLHHLVSDGVASLHFINAWSDITRGVDLAVPPFLDRTLLLPRSPPSVLFPHHEFKRCPAGRNASADKPAVSTAILALSADQLAALKTACAKVASSRRVTTYEAVAGHVWRRACEARRLDAGRETRVYITTDGRRRLRPPLPPGYVGNVIFPTVAVATVGDVTSETTADAASRIHRAITLMDDEYLRSALDFLEMEEDVKSLGRWAGNFTSADLSITCWTSLPIYEADFGWGLPEFMGPATMFYGGLCYIMPKPPAKAGGVLVAISLEAEFMDRFKELFYDTIAEN, via the exons ATGGCGGTCCAAGTGACGAGCTCCTGCCTTGTGACTCCCGAGAAGGAGACCCCCACCCAAGCCATTTGGCTCTCCACCTTGGATCTCTTCCAGATCCGGGCTCACGTCGCCACCGTCTACTTCTACAGACCGCCCGCCACCGGTGACCCCGCCGGCTTCTTCTCGCCGGAGGCCCTCAAGGCTGGCCTGCGCAAAGCCCTGGTGCCGTTTTACCTGTTTGCCGGCCGGATCGGCGCCGACGGGAACGGCCGGACCGAGATCAAGTGCAACGGCAAGGGCGCGCTCTTCGTGGAAGCCAAGTCGGAGGAGCTCACCGTCGATAAGTTCGGAGACTTCGCGCCGTCGCCCGAGTGCAGGCGGATGCTGGTACCCAGCGTGAGTCCTGACGACGGAGACGACGCCGTCCCTCTTCTACTGCTTCAG GTCACGTACTTCAAGTGCGGCGGAGTGTGCCTGGGCGTCGGCCTGCACCACTTGGTCTCCGACGGCGTCGCGTCCCTTCACTTCATCAATGCGTGGTCGGACATCACCAGGGGCGTCGACCTCGCGGTGCCGCCCTTCCTCGACCGCACCCTTCTCCTCCCTCGGTCCCCGCCGTCGGTCCTCTTCCCCCACCACGAGTTCAAGCGATGCCCCGCCGGGCGCAACGCGTCCGCCGACAAGCCCGCCGTGTCCACCGCGATCCTCGCGCTCTCCGCCGACCAGCTCGCCGCGCTGAAGACCGCGTGCGCCAAGGTGGCGTCGAGTCGGCGCGTCACCACCTACGAAGCGGTGGCCGGGCACGTCTGGCGTCGCGCATGCGAGGCCCGCCGCCTCGACGCCGGACGCGAGACCCGCGTCTACATCACCACCGACGGCCGCCGCCGCCTGAGGCCCCCGCTGCCACCGGGATACGTCGGGAACGTGATATTTCCGACCGTCGCGGTCGCGACGGTCGGGGACGTGACGTCAGAGACGACCGCGGACGCCGCCAGTAGGATCCACCGCGCCATCACTCTCATGGACGACGAGTACTTGCGGTCTGCGCTGGACTTCTTGGAGATGGAGGAGGACGTGAAGAGTCTGGGCCGATGGGCCGGCAACTTTACGTCGGCGGATCTCTCCATCACTTGCTGGACGTCCCTCCCGATCTACGAAGCCGACTTCGGCTGGGGGCTGCCGGAGTTTATGGGTCCGGCGACGATGTTCTATGGCGGTCTGTGCTACATTATGCCCAAGCCGCCGGCCAAGGCGGGTGGCGTTTTGGTGGCCATCTCACTGGAGGCGGAGTTCATGGACCGCTTCAAGGAGCTCTTCTATGACACCATCGCCGAGAACTGA
- the LOC103996317 gene encoding pentatricopeptide repeat-containing protein At5g39350 → MYGSFFKHPSTNQCLPLLQSLIRSRSSRLGAQLHAFLISCGLLSSAPRRGLLLSKLVVLYSLSGQPSRARQLFDRISRRTPFLWNALIRGHAQSGLPLDALRLFARMVFSGLSPDYLTYPFALKACADLSLRRLGAQVHGKSLASGFGADEYVQNCLIAMYMSCGDTNAATKVFDLMTARSIVSWNTVIAGCCRNGFAREALAVFDRMMDAGVGIDEATVVSVLPACAHLKDLRRGRFVQKLVDDGGFDAGSRVRNSLIDMYAKCGCLEEARKVFDGGQCERDVVAWTAMIGAYALHGRESEALALSRQMQSVGVRPNPVTMVSLLSACSALPSLAHGKCVHGSCIRLHLESDIIVETTLIDMYAKCSGTDLYLRVFSSGSRRTATWNAVISGCSRNRQAEDAIKYYRQMLAEAVRPDFATVLSLLPAYAESADLKQADNLHGCLIGMGFTASVEVMTGLIDVYGKAGKLDVAWQLFGGLQVKDLVSWSAIIAGYGMHGHAKTAIWLFDRMVESGVAPSEVTFTSMFYSCSHAGLVDEGLQLFDKMSNAHGVKPNADHYACVVDLLGRAGRLREAYELIAGMPFEPNHAVWGALLGACGIHENVELGELAAKRLFEIEPENTGNYVLLGNIYAAVGRWEDVESVRSMMVRRGLRKAPGRSLVEARKVQA, encoded by the coding sequence ATGTATGGGTCATTCTTCAAACACCCATCGACAAACCAATGCCTCCCCCTCCTCCAATCTCTCATCCGCTCCAGATCCTCCCGCCTGGGCGCCCAGCTCCACGCTTTCCTCATCTCCTGCGGCCTCCTCTCCTCCGCGCCTCGCCGTGGCCTCCTCCTCTCCAAGCTCGTCGTTCTGTACTCTCTCTCCGGCCAACCCTCCCGCGCGCGCCAACTGTTCGACCGAATCTCCCGCCGGACTCCTTTCCTCTGGAACGCCCTCATCCGCGGCCACGCCCAGTCCGGCCTCCCCCTCGACGCCCTCCGCCTCTTCGCCCGCATGGTCTTCTCCGGCCTTTCCCCCGATTACCTCACGTACCCCTTCGCGCTCAAGGCCTGCGCCGACCTCTCGCTGCGCCGGTTGGGTGCGCAGGTGCACGGCAAGTCTCTGGCTTCCGGGTTCGGCGCGGACGAGTACGTGCAGAACTGTCTTATCGCCATGTACATGAGTTGCGGGGACACGAACGCCGCGACGAAGGTGTTCGATCTGATGACCGCTCGGAGCATCGTCTCTTGGAATACGGTGATCGCAGGATGCTGCCGTAATGGGTTTGCCCGGGAGGCATTGGCGGTGTTCGACCGCATGATGGATGCTGGCGTGGGGATCGACGAGGCTACCGTAGTGTCTGTGCTGCCCGCTTGTGCTCATCTGAAGGATCTGCGGAGAGGGAGGTTCGTCCAAAAATTGGTGGACGATGGAGGGTTCGATGCGGGCTCTAGGGTTCGGAATTCGTTAATCGACATGTATGCAAAGTGTGGGTGCTTGGAGGAGGCGAGAAAGGTGTTCGACGGCGGACAGTGCGAGAGGGATGTCGTCGCGTGGACCGCGATGATAGGGGCGTATGCCTTGCACGGACGCGAAAGCGAAGCTCTTGCTCTTTCTCGTCAGATGCAGTCGGTGGGGGTGAGACCCAACCCGGTGACGATGGTCTCTTTGCTCTCTGCTTGCTCCGCTTTGCCGTCGCTCGCCCATGGCAAGTGCGTCCACGGGTCATGCATTAGGCTCCACCTCGAATCGGATATCATCGTGGAGACCACTCTCATCGACATGTACGCAAAATGCAGCGGCACGGACTTGTACTTGAGGGTCTTCTCGAGTGGTTCGAGAAGGACGGCTACGTGGAATGCGGTTATTTCAGGGTGTTCGAGGAATCGTCAAGCAGAGGATGCTATCAAGTACTACAGGCAAATGCTGGCAGAAGCAGTCCGCCCGGATTTTGCTACGGTTTTGAGCCTCCTTCCGGCTTACGCAGAGTCAGCAGACTTGAAACAAGCGGACAACCTGCATGGTTGCTTGATCGGAATGGGTTTCACAGCAAGTGTGGAGGTCATGACCGGCTTGATCGACGTATATGGAAAGGCTGGCAAACTGGACGTGGCTTGGCAACTCTTCGGTGGGCTACAGGTGAAGGACTTGGTGTCTTGGAGCGCGATCATCGCCGGCTACGGAATGCACGGCCACGCCAAGACCGCCATTTGGCTCTTCGACCGGATGGTGGAGTCGGGGGTGGCACCGAGCGAGGTTACATTTACTTCTATGTTTTACTCTTGCAGCCATGCCGGGTTGGTGGACGAGGGGTTGCAGCTGTTCGATAAAATGTCGAACGCCCATGGCGTGAAACCGAACGCGGATCACTACGCTTGTGTCGTCGATCTTCTAGGCCGAGCAGGGCGGCTGCGGGAAGCATACGAGTTGATCGCCGGGATGCCGTTTGAGCCCAACCATGCCGTGTGGGGCGCTCTCCTCGGAGCTTGTGGTATCCATGAGAACGTGGAGTTGGGGGAATTAGCTGCGAAACGGTTGTTTGAGATTGAGCCGGAGAACACAGGGAACTATGTGCTGCTGGGGAACATTTACGCTGCAGTTGGGAGGTGGGAAGACGTGGAGAGTGTAAGAAGCATGATGGTTAGAAGAGGGCTAAGGAAAGCACCTGGACGCAGCTTAGTTGAGGCGAGGAAAGTACAAGCGTAG
- the LOC135653131 gene encoding copper-transporting ATPase HMA5-like gives MSKGVLMSCLGGGEGFASRSLSPRPHYPSMPRYPKRKPTAAGEEESGEEDLEATSKSVAEEKRVALFSVVGMTCAACAGSVEKAIKRLPGIHDAAVDVLNDRAQVIFYPTFVSEYTIRETIEDVGFGAALIKVEMKEKSALTHGLHIKGTTSSSSNIEYVLQAIPSVQKTSVALATKEAEVFHDPRFVSADQLNKEVEDTGCGSIFVTTGEDMNRIELKVDGTFSISLVTSSLQSLPGVDAIDIDPALHKITISYKPDQTGPRNFIEMIESIGSGHLKASIYPQVRRKELHRYDEIKQYYRSFLWSLVFTIPVFLTSMVFTYIPVFKQVLDERLVNKLSIGELLRWILSTPVQFIIGRRFYVGSYKALRHGSANMDVLIALGTNAAYFYSLYSVLRAATSATSMATDFFETSSMLISFILLGKYLEILAKGKTSMAIAKLMDLTPENAILLSYDNEGNVVNEREIDSRLIQKDDVIKVMPGGKVASDGFVLWGQSHVNESMITGESKPVAKRKGDTVIGGTVNENGVLHVRATNVGSESALSQIVRLIESAQMAKAPVQKFADRISKYFVPLVIVLATFTWLIWFLAGKFNSYPKSWIPSSMDSFQLALQFGISVMVIACPCALGLATPTAVMVGTGVGASQGVLIKGGQALESAHKVNCVVFDKTGTLTTGKPVVVSTRLLKNMVLRDFYEYVAAAEVNSEHPLAKAIVQYANKFGRDEVNHVWPEAQDFTAITGHGVKASVGNKQVIVGNKNLMVESGIDIPAEASEILAETERMAQTGIIASIDREITGIIAISDPLKPGAREVISLLSSMKVKSIMVTGDNWGTANAIAKEVGIDTVMAEAKPDQKAEKVKELQMSGFTVAMIGDGINDSPALVSADVGMAIGAGTDIAIEAADIVLMKSNLEDVITAIDLSRKTFFRISTNYVWALGYNIVGIPIAAGVLFPFTGFRLPPWVAGAAMAASSVSVVCCSLQLRNYRRPTKLDTLVMSKVVVD, from the exons ATGAGTAAAGGAGTGCTGATGTCGTGTCTTGGCGGCGGCGAGGGCTTTGCCTCACGGAGCCTCTCGCCGAGGCCGCACTACCCTTCGATGCCCAGGTATCCCAAGCGGAAGCCGACGGCGGCCGGGGAGGAGGAGAGCGGTGAGGAGGATCTGGAGGCGACGTCGAAATCGGTGGCCGAAGAGAAGCGGGTGGCGCTGTTTTCAGTCGTTGGGATGACGTGCGCCGCGTGTGCTGGGTCGGTGGAGAAGGCGATCAAGCGGCTGCCTGGGATCCACGACGCCGCCGTCGATGTGCTGAACGATCGGGCCCAAGTCATCTTCTATCCCACTTTCGTTTCG GAGTACACAATCAGGGAAACCATAGAAGATGTTGGTTTTGGGGCTGCACTGATTAAAGTCGAGATGAAAGAAAAATCAGCTCTTACACACGGACTGCACATAAAAGGAACGACTTCTTCCTCAAGTAACATTGAATATGTTTTGCAAGCTATTCCTAGTGTACAGAAAACTTCAGTGGCCTTGGCAACCAAAGAAGCAGAAGTTTTCCATGATCCTAGGTTTGTGAGTGCCGACCAACTCAATAAGGAAGTTGAAGATACTGGTTGCGGATCTATATTTGTCACCACAGGGGAAGATATGAACAGAATAGAACTCAAAGTTGATGGGACATTCTCTATTTCTTTGGTCACAAGTTCTCTTCAATCACTTCCCGGAGTTGATGCTATAGACATTGATCCTGCGCTTCATAAAATTACCATATCTTACAAGCCAGATCAGACAGGTCCACGGAATTTCATTGAAATGATCGAATCAATTGGGTCTGGACATTTGAAGGCATCAATATATCCACAAGTTAGGAGAAAGGAACTTCACAGGTATGACGAGATAAAGCAGTATTATCGATCCTTTCTTTGGAGTTTAGTTTTCACCATCCCGGTGTTTCTCACGTCAATGGTGTTCACGTACATCCCTGTCTTTAAACAAGTTCTGGATGAGAGATTAGTGAACAAGTTGAGCATTGGGGAGCTTTTGAGATGGATTTTATCCACTCCTGTTCAATTTATAATTGGTCGAAGATTTTACGTCGGTTCATATAAAGCATTGCGACATGGATCTGCTAATATGGATGTGTTGATTGCTCTCGGAACCAATGCAGCGTACTTCTATTCACTATACTCCGTGCTGAGAGCCGCAACTTCAGCAACCTCTATGGCAACTGATTTTTTTGAGACTAGTTCCATGCTTATATCATTTATCCTTCTGGGGAAGTATCTCGAAATTTTGGCTAAAGGGAAGACATCAATGGCCATTGCTAAGCTCATGGACTTGACACCTGAAAACGCAATATTACTGAGCTATGACAATGAAGGAAATGTGGTAAATGAAAGAGAGATAGATAGCcggttaattcaaaaagatgatgTCATTAAAGTGATGCCTGGTGGGAAGGTAGCTTCAGATGGATTTGTTTTATGGGGTCAGAGCCATGTCAATGAAAGCATGATAACTGGGGAATCAAAGCCTGTTGCAAAGAGGAAGGGGGATACTGTCATAGGTGGTACCGTCAATGAAAATGGTGTATTGCATGTCCGTGCCACCAATGTTGGATCAGAAAGTGCACTTTCACAAATTGTTCGTCTTATCGAATCAGCTCAAATGGCTAAAGCGCCCGTTCAGAAGTTTGCTGATCGCATCTCTAAATATTTCGTTCCTCTG GTTATTGTTCTTGCAACATTCACTTGGCTCATATGGTTCTTAGCGGGAAAGTTCAACTCCTACCCAAAATCCTGGATACCATCTTCGATGGATAGCTTTCAACTGGCTCTTCAATTTGGAATATCTGTGATGGTGATAGCATGTCCATGTGCTCTTGGCCTTGCGACTCCCACCGCCGTCATGGTTGGAACAGGGGTAGGTGCATCTCAGGGTGTGCTGATCAAAGGGGGACAAGCGCTGGAAAGTGCGCACAAG GTGAACTGTGTTGTGTTTGACAAGACGGGCACACTTACTACCGGAAAACCTGTTGTTGTCAGCACACGGCTACTGAAGAACATGGTGCTCCGTGACTTCTACGAGTACGTGGCAGCTGCTGAG GTTAACAGTGAGCACCCCTTGGCAAAGGCCATAGTTCAATATGCCAACAAGTTCGGCAGAGACGAAGTGAACCACGTTTGGCCTGAAGCACAAGACTTCACTGCAATCACAGGCCATGGTGTCAAAGCCTCGGTTGGGAACAAACAAGTCATTGTCGGGAACAAGAACTTGATGGTGGAATCAGGCATCGACATCCCTGCCGAAGCCTCTGAGATCCTTGCAGAAACTGAGAGAATGGCACAAACAGGAATAATCGCCTCCATCGATCGTGAAATCACTGGAATAATCGCAATATCCGATCCACTGAAACCTGGTGCTCGAGAGGTTATCTCCCTTCTTAGCTCCATGAAGGTGAAAAGCATCATGGTAACAGGAGACAACTGGGGTACCGCAAATGCGATCGCAAAAGAGGTCGGAATAGACACTGTTATGGCAGAAGCAAAGCCAGATCAAAAGGCCGAGAAAGTAAAGGAACTTCAG ATGTCTGGTTTTACAGTGGCAATGATTGGGGATGGAATTAATGACTCACCAGCACTTGTGTCTGCTGATGTGGGGATGGCCATAGGTGCTGGCACGGACATCGCAATCGAAGCCGCTGACATTGTTCTTATGAAGAGCAACCTGGAGGATGTAATAACTGCCATTGATCTCTCCCGGAAAACCTTCTTTCGGATCAGTACGAACTACGTGTGGGCACTTGGTTATAACATCGTCGGCATACCGATCGCTGCCGGAGTTCTTTTCCCGTTCACTGGATTTCGGCTGCCGCCATGGGTTGCTGGTGCTGCGATGGCAGCTTCTTCGGTCAGCGTCGTCTGTTGCTCTCTCCAATTGAGGAATTATAGAAGGCCCACAAAGTTGGACACACTTGTAATGAGTAAAGTAGTGGTCGATTGA
- the LOC103995456 gene encoding actin-depolymerizing factor-like — translation MANSASGMAVHDECKLKFLELKAKRNFRFIVFKINEKLQQVTVEKLGQPDDSYDDLTASLPPNECRYAVFDFDFVTDENCQKSKIFFISWAPDASKVRSKMLYASSKDRFKRELDGIQVELQATEPSEMSIDIVKGRAL, via the exons ATG GCGAACTCGGCGTCGGGAATGGCGGTGCATGATGAGTGCAAGCTCAAGTTCCTGGAGCTGAAGGCCAAGAGGAACTTCCGCTTCATCGTCTTCAAGATCAACGAGAAGCTGCAGCAGGTGACGGTGGAGAAGCTCGGCCAGCCCGACGATAGCTACGACGATCTCACCGCATCCCTGCCACCCAACGAGTGCCGCTATGCCGTCTTCGATTTCGACTTCGTCACCGACGAGAACTGCCAGAAGAGCAAGATCTTCTTCATTTCTTG GGCTCCTGATGCATCAAAGGTGAGGAGCAAGATGCTGTATGCCAGTTCCAAGGACAGATTCAAGAGGGAGCTTGATGGCATACAAGTGGAGTTGCAGGCCACGGAACCTAGTGAGATGAGCATTGATATCGTGAAAGGGCGAGCTTTATAA